Proteins from one Chroococcidiopsis sp. CCMEE 29 genomic window:
- a CDS encoding photosystem II protein Y, whose protein sequence is MDIDWRIAIVLLPVIAAASWALFNIAPAAIRQIQSFLNREA, encoded by the coding sequence ATGGACATTGACTGGCGTATTGCCATAGTTCTATTACCAGTGATAGCAGCAGCAAGTTGGGCACTATTTAATATTGCCCCTGCTGCTATCAGACAAATCCAAAGCTTTTTGAACAGAGAAGCCTGA
- the groL gene encoding chaperonin GroEL (60 kDa chaperone family; promotes refolding of misfolded polypeptides especially under stressful conditions; forms two stacked rings of heptamers to form a barrel-shaped 14mer; ends can be capped by GroES; misfolded proteins enter the barrel where they are refolded when GroES binds) — MAKIVSFDEESRRALERGVNALADAVKITLGPKGRNVLLEKKFGAPQIVNDGITVAKEIELEDPLENTGARLIQEVASKTKDVAGDGTTTATVLAQAMIREGLKNVAAGANPVALRHGIEKTVEKLVTEIAAVAKPVEGSAIAQVATVSAGNDEEVGAMIAEAMERVTKDGVITVEESKSLTTDLEVVEGMQLDRGYISPYFITDNERMVVEFENPRILITDKKISTIQDLVPVLEKIARSGQPLLIIAEDVDGEALATLVVNKARGVLNACAIKAPGFGDRRKAMLQDIAVLTGGQLISEEVGLSLDAVSLDMMGVARKVTIDKESTTIVAGSENRSDVEKRIGQIRRQLEETDSDYDKEKLQERIAKLAGGVAVIKVGAATETELKERKLRIEDALNATKAAVEEGIIPGGGTTLIHLAKKVDEFKNSLQEEEKTAAEIIARSLEAPLRQIADNAGVEGSVIVEKVRETDFNIGYNAATGEFQDLIAAGIIDPAKVVRSALQNAGSIAGMVLTTEALVVEKPEKKSAAPDMGGMGGMGGMGGMGGMGGMGGMGMM; from the coding sequence ATGGCAAAAATTGTTTCATTTGATGAAGAATCGCGACGGGCGCTAGAGCGAGGTGTAAATGCCCTTGCTGATGCCGTCAAAATTACCTTGGGACCGAAAGGACGGAATGTCCTATTGGAAAAGAAATTTGGTGCACCCCAAATTGTTAACGATGGCATTACTGTTGCCAAGGAAATTGAATTAGAAGACCCATTGGAAAACACAGGTGCTCGACTAATTCAAGAAGTTGCCTCCAAGACAAAAGACGTGGCTGGGGATGGCACGACTACAGCAACTGTTCTAGCTCAAGCGATGATTCGCGAAGGCTTGAAAAACGTGGCAGCTGGGGCAAACCCGGTAGCACTGCGGCATGGAATTGAGAAAACCGTTGAAAAGCTGGTTACGGAAATTGCGGCAGTGGCAAAGCCAGTTGAGGGCAGTGCGATCGCTCAAGTAGCAACTGTCTCAGCTGGCAACGATGAAGAAGTCGGAGCCATGATTGCTGAAGCGATGGAGCGAGTTACTAAAGACGGTGTAATTACCGTTGAAGAATCCAAATCCCTGACAACTGATCTGGAAGTTGTTGAGGGAATGCAGCTGGATCGAGGGTATATTTCTCCTTACTTCATCACCGACAATGAGCGGATGGTGGTGGAATTTGAAAACCCCCGTATCCTGATTACTGATAAGAAAATCAGTACTATCCAGGATTTAGTTCCGGTGTTAGAGAAAATTGCCCGCTCCGGCCAACCTTTGCTAATCATTGCTGAGGATGTAGATGGAGAAGCGTTGGCAACTTTGGTTGTGAACAAAGCGCGGGGTGTCCTGAATGCATGTGCGATCAAAGCACCCGGATTTGGCGATCGCCGTAAAGCCATGTTGCAAGATATCGCCGTGCTTACCGGAGGGCAGCTAATTTCCGAAGAAGTCGGACTTAGCCTGGATGCCGTCTCTCTAGATATGATGGGGGTCGCCCGTAAGGTAACAATTGACAAAGAATCCACCACGATTGTTGCTGGCAGCGAAAACAGATCTGACGTGGAAAAGCGGATTGGTCAAATCCGCAGGCAGCTGGAAGAAACTGACTCTGACTACGACAAAGAAAAGCTGCAAGAACGGATTGCCAAACTTGCCGGTGGTGTAGCGGTGATTAAAGTCGGTGCTGCGACTGAAACCGAACTCAAAGAGCGCAAACTGCGGATTGAAGACGCACTCAACGCTACCAAAGCCGCTGTGGAAGAAGGCATCATTCCTGGCGGTGGCACCACGTTGATTCATCTGGCGAAGAAGGTAGATGAGTTTAAAAACAGCTTGCAAGAAGAAGAAAAGACTGCGGCTGAAATTATCGCGCGATCGCTCGAAGCTCCCTTACGCCAAATAGCAGACAATGCTGGTGTTGAAGGCTCTGTGATTGTTGAGAAGGTGCGAGAAACCGATTTCAACATTGGTTACAACGCAGCGACTGGAGAATTTCAAGACTTAATTGCTGCTGGGATTATTGATCCCGCCAAAGTCGTGCGATCAGCATTGCAAAATGCCGGATCAATTGCTGGTATGGTCTTAACCACCGAGGCTTTAGTAGTCGAAAAGCCTGAGAAGAAATCTGCTGCCCCCGACATGGGCGGTATGGGCGGCATGGGCGGCATGGGCGGCATGGGCGGTATGGGCGGTATGGGCGGCATGGGTATGATGTAG
- the rplT gene encoding 50S ribosomal protein L20: MTRVKRGNVARKRRKKILKLAKGFRGSHSTLFRTANQQVMKALRSAYRDRKKRKRDFRRLWITRINAAARQHDMSYSQLMGNLKKANIQLNRKMLAQMAVLDPASFSKVTELASQAKG; this comes from the coding sequence ATGACACGGGTAAAACGCGGTAACGTTGCTCGCAAACGCCGTAAAAAGATTCTCAAACTGGCTAAAGGATTTCGCGGTTCCCACTCAACCTTGTTCCGGACTGCGAATCAACAAGTTATGAAGGCGCTCCGGAGTGCCTACCGCGATCGCAAAAAGCGCAAGCGTGATTTCCGTCGCCTCTGGATCACCCGCATCAATGCCGCTGCCAGGCAGCATGATATGAGCTACAGCCAGCTAATGGGCAACTTGAAAAAAGCCAACATCCAACTGAATCGTAAGATGTTAGCCCAAATGGCAGTGCTCGATCCAGCTAGCTTCAGCAAAGTTACTGAATTAGCAAGCCAGGCTAAAGGATGA
- the rpmI gene encoding 50S ribosomal protein L35 produces the protein MPKLKSRKAAAKRFRATGSGKIVRRKAFKNHLLEHKSSNKKRKLSQMAVVDERDEKNVRLMLPYL, from the coding sequence ATGCCAAAACTCAAATCCCGCAAAGCAGCGGCAAAAAGATTCCGAGCTACCGGCAGCGGTAAAATCGTCCGTCGCAAAGCATTCAAGAACCACCTCCTAGAGCATAAAAGTTCTAACAAGAAGCGCAAGCTCTCACAAATGGCAGTCGTGGATGAACGCGACGAAAAAAATGTGCGCTTAATGCTCCCATATTTGTAG
- a CDS encoding transporter substrate-binding domain-containing protein gives MKFKTSFFILLWVLVFSLASHAAELKEIQQRGKLIVAVKDNLRPLGFRDATGKLQGLEIELAQRLAQDLLGKPDAVELQPVANRDRLSVVLDDKVDLTIAGVTATEPRSRVVSFSIPYYLDGTALIAKDGSVQKLNNVAKSKIAVLKGSSSIATVRYVLPRVQFVGVDSYQEARSLLESGAVGAFAADASVLSGWVQEDPQYQLLPTLLSAEPLSVVMPKGVQYDELRRRVNQAIARYSAEGWLQQRAAYWGLPLGPSGGASRLSSPVPNHN, from the coding sequence ATGAAATTTAAAACTTCTTTCTTCATACTTCTTTGGGTGTTAGTTTTTTCCTTGGCCAGTCATGCAGCAGAACTGAAAGAAATTCAGCAGCGGGGCAAATTAATTGTTGCCGTTAAAGATAATCTGCGTCCCTTGGGTTTTCGGGATGCCACAGGGAAACTGCAAGGACTAGAAATTGAGCTAGCTCAGCGTTTAGCTCAAGACTTGCTGGGCAAGCCAGATGCAGTAGAACTGCAACCTGTAGCAAACCGCGATCGCCTCTCTGTCGTTTTAGACGATAAAGTCGATTTGACAATTGCTGGAGTGACGGCAACAGAGCCCCGTTCTCGGGTGGTAAGCTTTAGCATTCCCTACTACCTTGATGGGACAGCCTTGATCGCAAAAGATGGCTCTGTGCAAAAACTGAATAACGTTGCCAAAAGCAAAATAGCTGTACTTAAAGGCTCCAGTAGCATTGCGACAGTACGCTATGTGTTACCACGGGTGCAGTTCGTGGGGGTTGATTCGTATCAAGAGGCGCGATCGCTCTTAGAGTCAGGTGCAGTCGGTGCCTTTGCGGCAGATGCTAGCGTTCTCAGCGGCTGGGTGCAGGAAGATCCTCAGTACCAGTTGCTGCCAACGCTGCTGTCGGCTGAGCCATTATCTGTAGTGATGCCAAAGGGAGTGCAGTACGATGAATTGCGGCGACGCGTTAATCAGGCGATCGCTCGCTATTCAGCTGAAGGGTGGCTGCAGCAAAGGGCAGCTTATTGGGGATTACCTCTGGGTCCTTCAGGTGGAGCAAGCAGGCTAAGTTCACCAGTACCCAATCATAATTAA
- the prmA gene encoding 50S ribosomal protein L11 methyltransferase produces MANSWWELQILCAPDLEDSVFWRLERFGCRGMASEMKGNSCLVRAYLPKSQVELLDLAALSLWLRQDALLIGMPLPAMQWQLIDEEDWASSWKDHWQPQEIGDRFLIYPAWLPIPEKTDRILLRLDPGVAFGTGNHITTQLCLESLEMRLDEGSTDLVVADIGCGSGILSIGALLLGASKVYAVDIDPLAVQSTHSNQQLNQIAPQCLVVEQGSIERLIQQCQEPVDGIMCNILAEVIIDLIPQMNAIAKPTTWGILSGILLDQAKSITDTLEQNGWIVAAFWRRKDWCCFNIRREGKFL; encoded by the coding sequence ATGGCAAACAGTTGGTGGGAATTACAAATCCTTTGCGCTCCAGATCTAGAAGATTCTGTCTTCTGGCGTCTGGAAAGATTTGGTTGTCGAGGCATGGCTAGTGAGATGAAAGGAAATTCCTGTCTGGTACGTGCTTACTTGCCTAAAAGCCAAGTAGAGCTACTAGACTTGGCAGCGCTGTCGCTGTGGTTGCGTCAGGATGCTCTGCTAATAGGGATGCCATTACCAGCTATGCAGTGGCAGCTGATCGATGAGGAAGATTGGGCGAGTAGTTGGAAGGACCACTGGCAACCTCAAGAGATTGGCGATCGCTTTTTAATCTATCCAGCATGGCTGCCAATTCCAGAAAAAACAGACCGCATCTTGCTACGGCTCGATCCAGGTGTTGCCTTTGGAACAGGTAACCATATCACCACTCAGTTATGTCTGGAATCGTTGGAAATGCGGCTCGATGAAGGCTCTACCGATTTAGTAGTTGCGGATATTGGTTGTGGTTCTGGTATTCTCTCGATTGGGGCATTGCTACTAGGAGCAAGTAAAGTTTATGCCGTAGATATTGACCCTTTGGCAGTGCAATCGACTCACAGTAATCAGCAGCTGAATCAAATTGCTCCCCAGTGCCTCGTCGTGGAGCAGGGCAGTATAGAAAGGCTGATCCAACAGTGTCAGGAACCAGTCGATGGCATCATGTGCAATATTTTGGCTGAGGTGATTATTGACTTAATTCCGCAAATGAATGCGATCGCTAAACCCACAACTTGGGGAATTCTCAGCGGTATTCTACTCGACCAGGCAAAGTCTATCACCGATACCTTAGAGCAAAACGGCTGGATCGTTGCCGCCTTTTGGCGGCGGAAAGACTGGTGTTGCTTTAATATCCGGCGGGAAGGAAAATTCCTTTAA
- a CDS encoding gamma carbonic anhydrase family protein produces MSIGSYWPQPDLSPAAFVAANAVVIGWVKLAADVNIWYGAVLRGDVERIEIGECTNIQDGAILHGEVGKPTILEEYVTVGHRAVVHSAYIERGSLIGIGAVVLDGVRVGAGSIIGAGAVVNKDVPPRSLVVGVPAKRLREISEAEATELIEHARRYKKLALVHAGKGTDLGFTTEGEAGGAGEAGEAGEARV; encoded by the coding sequence GTGTCTATAGGATCTTACTGGCCTCAACCCGATCTCTCCCCAGCTGCCTTTGTTGCCGCCAATGCTGTAGTTATAGGCTGGGTGAAGCTAGCAGCGGACGTTAATATTTGGTACGGCGCAGTTTTGCGGGGCGATGTGGAGCGGATTGAGATTGGTGAATGCACCAATATTCAGGATGGAGCAATTTTGCACGGTGAAGTTGGTAAACCAACGATTTTAGAAGAGTATGTCACGGTAGGGCATCGTGCTGTAGTGCATTCGGCTTATATTGAACGGGGAAGTCTGATTGGGATTGGTGCAGTGGTGTTGGACGGTGTGCGGGTGGGAGCCGGTAGCATTATTGGTGCTGGGGCAGTCGTTAATAAAGATGTGCCACCGCGATCGCTTGTTGTTGGTGTGCCTGCCAAGCGGCTCCGGGAGATTTCTGAAGCAGAGGCAACAGAACTAATTGAACATGCCCGCCGTTACAAAAAGTTAGCCTTGGTTCATGCTGGCAAGGGTACAGATCTAGGATTCACTACTGAAGGGGAAGCAGGGGGAGCAGGGGAAGCAGGGGAAGCAGGGGAAGCAAGAGTGTAA
- a CDS encoding pitrilysin family protein — translation MSIFARLRQHRLLLLLFSFCLGTVLIVTGSFVISSQLVVAESQRPATQSPASPEKPTLSVTENVRKTVLENGLTVLTKEVHTAPVASVQVWYKVGSRNEAPGVNGIAHQLEHMLFKGTTSRPIQFGRLFSALGSDSNAFTSYDQTAYFGTVERNKLKALLELEADRMQNSLINAEQLESEKRVVISELQGYENSPDYRLSRAVMRAAFPNSAYGLPVGGTKADVEKFTVEQVRKYYRNYYSPENATLVIVGDFETQPTLSAVKEIFGKVPNAEGSGVRGQGSGIRRAGEAGEAEEAGGAEEEIQSKIPSPLASRPSPLILREPGAAALLQVVYPLPDVNHPDVPALDVMDYILTEGRTSRLYQALVESGLASDAGGYVASLMESGWYKLAATAAPGQKLAKIDSVLQQAIANLREKGVTAEELNRAKAQLRATIILNNRDISSQAMQLGYDQTTAGDYRYTDRYLAAIEKVSAADVKRVATNYVAPAKRTAGLFEPTQIEGKQSPAATGSTQITENFSPGEPVDPAEVAKYLPPVDTTKTPTTRSLPEQFTLSNGLDVLLLPDPSTPTVTLSGYIRGGTEFDIENKAGLAALTAENLMNGTKSKDALTLAKALEDRGASLSFGANREGVSVDGYSLATDLPILIQTFADVVQNATFPTKELELSRQRALAALKLELDNPARVAQRTFQKTVYPKNHPFHTFPIEDSLKRISRADVMKFYQEHYRPDQTVLTLVGDFEPKALRSLLEKQLSNWKASGKAPTVNYPPAPLPAKVVQLNPVLPGKTQAITLMGYRGIDRKDPRYYSSLVLNEILGGSTLSSRLGTEIRDRQGLTYGIYSYFQAGRHPGPFLIQMQTSPEDAQRAIASTRSLLQQIHKQGVTQDEVEAAKRSLTSSYTVSLANPDDLASRILMNKVYGLDEEELRQFSQKIQAVTLAQVNQAAKELLQPDKLVVVTAGPGVSAAQGKQ, via the coding sequence ATGTCTATTTTTGCCCGTTTGCGCCAACATCGGCTGCTGCTTTTACTATTCAGCTTCTGCCTAGGTACGGTACTAATAGTCACCGGCTCCTTCGTAATTTCCAGCCAACTGGTTGTTGCTGAGTCCCAGCGTCCAGCTACACAATCACCCGCATCCCCAGAGAAGCCAACGCTTTCTGTTACCGAAAATGTCCGCAAGACGGTGCTAGAGAATGGTCTCACCGTCCTGACAAAGGAAGTACACACTGCGCCAGTGGCAAGCGTGCAGGTGTGGTATAAGGTAGGGTCGCGCAACGAAGCGCCAGGGGTCAATGGAATCGCCCACCAGCTGGAACATATGCTATTTAAAGGCACCACTAGCCGTCCAATTCAGTTTGGTCGATTGTTTAGTGCGCTGGGGAGCGATTCTAATGCCTTCACTAGCTATGACCAAACAGCTTACTTTGGTACTGTAGAGCGGAACAAATTGAAGGCACTGCTAGAGCTGGAAGCAGATCGGATGCAGAATTCATTGATTAATGCTGAGCAGCTGGAGAGTGAAAAACGTGTAGTAATTTCGGAGTTACAGGGGTACGAAAATAGCCCTGACTATCGCCTCAGTCGTGCCGTGATGCGTGCTGCTTTTCCAAACTCAGCTTATGGGTTACCTGTAGGTGGCACTAAGGCAGACGTTGAGAAGTTTACCGTTGAGCAGGTAAGAAAGTACTACCGCAATTACTACAGCCCTGAAAATGCCACTCTAGTAATTGTCGGGGATTTTGAGACCCAACCGACGCTCTCAGCGGTCAAAGAGATCTTTGGTAAAGTTCCCAATGCTGAGGGGTCAGGGGTCAGGGGTCAGGGGTCAGGGATTAGAAGAGCAGGGGAAGCAGGGGAAGCAGAGGAAGCAGGGGGAGCAGAGGAGGAAATTCAATCCAAAATCCCCTCGCCCCTCGCCTCTCGCCCCTCGCCCCTGATCTTGCGAGAACCTGGAGCGGCAGCACTATTGCAGGTAGTTTATCCACTACCCGATGTGAATCATCCGGATGTGCCAGCACTGGATGTGATGGATTACATCTTGACAGAAGGACGCACTTCTCGCCTCTATCAAGCTTTGGTAGAATCGGGTTTAGCCAGTGATGCTGGCGGTTATGTTGCTAGCTTAATGGAATCTGGTTGGTATAAGTTGGCAGCAACAGCAGCTCCGGGTCAAAAGTTGGCAAAAATTGACTCGGTTTTGCAACAAGCGATCGCCAACTTACGGGAAAAAGGCGTAACCGCAGAAGAGCTGAATCGCGCTAAGGCACAACTACGAGCTACCATCATTCTGAACAACCGCGATATCAGCAGTCAAGCAATGCAGCTGGGCTATGACCAGACAACGGCGGGCGATTATCGCTACACAGACCGCTACCTAGCAGCAATTGAAAAAGTAAGTGCAGCGGATGTAAAGCGTGTGGCAACAAACTATGTTGCTCCTGCCAAGCGGACAGCTGGCTTATTTGAGCCAACTCAGATCGAAGGAAAACAAAGTCCTGCGGCAACAGGTTCTACGCAAATTACTGAAAACTTCAGTCCTGGCGAACCTGTAGACCCTGCCGAGGTAGCAAAGTACCTTCCACCTGTAGATACAACAAAAACCCCCACTACGCGATCGCTACCAGAACAATTCACACTCTCAAATGGTCTAGATGTACTCCTTCTACCTGACCCTAGCACGCCAACAGTGACGCTGAGTGGCTACATTAGAGGCGGGACGGAATTTGATATAGAAAACAAAGCTGGTTTGGCGGCTCTAACTGCAGAAAACCTGATGAATGGGACTAAGAGCAAAGATGCTTTAACGCTTGCCAAAGCTTTAGAAGATCGAGGCGCGAGTCTGAGCTTTGGAGCCAACCGTGAGGGAGTAAGTGTTGATGGGTATAGCTTAGCAACGGACCTACCCATCCTGATTCAGACTTTTGCTGATGTGGTGCAAAATGCTACTTTCCCAACCAAGGAATTGGAACTCTCGCGTCAGCGAGCCTTGGCTGCTCTCAAGCTGGAATTAGATAACCCAGCGCGAGTAGCACAACGAACTTTCCAAAAGACAGTTTACCCGAAAAATCATCCCTTCCATACCTTCCCCATAGAAGACAGCCTGAAGCGGATCAGCCGTGCGGATGTGATGAAGTTTTATCAGGAACATTACCGTCCAGATCAGACAGTGCTGACTCTAGTGGGAGACTTTGAGCCAAAGGCATTGCGATCGCTGCTGGAAAAACAGCTGAGTAACTGGAAAGCCAGTGGCAAGGCACCAACTGTGAACTATCCACCAGCACCGTTGCCAGCAAAAGTCGTTCAGCTCAACCCAGTCCTTCCTGGTAAAACTCAGGCGATTACCTTGATGGGGTACCGAGGTATTGACCGGAAAGACCCGCGCTACTACAGCTCATTGGTGCTAAACGAGATTTTGGGTGGCAGTACATTATCAAGCCGGTTGGGAACGGAAATTCGCGATCGCCAAGGTTTGACATACGGCATTTACAGTTACTTCCAGGCTGGAAGACACCCCGGACCGTTCTTGATTCAGATGCAGACTTCTCCAGAAGATGCCCAACGAGCGATCGCCAGCACTCGCAGTTTGCTACAGCAGATCCACAAGCAAGGTGTGACCCAGGATGAAGTAGAGGCTGCTAAACGCTCCCTCACCAGTAGCTACACAGTTTCCCTGGCAAACCCTGATGATTTAGCTAGTAGGATTCTAATGAATAAAGTTTACGGTCTGGATGAAGAGGAACTACGTCAGTTTTCCCAAAAAATTCAGGCAGTCACGCTTGCTCAGGTCAATCAGGCTGCTAAAGAGTTACTCCAACCAGATAAGTTGGTTGTTGTGACGGCAGGACCAGGTGTTTCAGCAGCGCAAGGCAAGCAGTGA
- a CDS encoding tetratricopeptide repeat protein → MDSNLAVFYLSILLVLLCGVGITIFRQIFKTRKLETSLARLQNKLAKDKGTTQEHYELGSIYLNKKLYSQAISTLQKALKTAEEEGEENIAPIYNALGYSYFAQEQYDLAIRQYKEALKQNSNYVTALNNLGHVYERKNLTAQALQTYEQVLESEPQNNTAKRRAESLRKRVATST, encoded by the coding sequence ATGGATAGTAATCTAGCAGTCTTTTATCTCTCAATCTTGCTGGTTCTGCTTTGTGGAGTAGGAATCACCATCTTTCGCCAGATTTTCAAAACGCGCAAGCTGGAAACCTCTCTCGCTCGGTTGCAAAATAAGCTGGCTAAAGATAAGGGTACGACCCAAGAACATTACGAATTGGGCAGTATTTATTTAAATAAAAAACTTTACTCCCAGGCAATATCAACCCTTCAAAAAGCACTGAAAACAGCAGAGGAAGAGGGAGAAGAAAACATTGCCCCGATCTATAATGCATTGGGCTATTCCTACTTTGCCCAAGAACAGTACGATTTGGCAATTCGTCAATACAAAGAAGCTTTGAAACAAAACTCTAACTACGTTACTGCACTCAATAACCTAGGTCATGTCTATGAGCGAAAGAATTTAACAGCTCAGGCATTACAAACTTACGAGCAAGTGCTAGAGTCAGAGCCACAGAACAACACTGCTAAGCGCCGTGCTGAATCCTTACGGAAACGAGTTGCAACTTCTACATAA
- the trxA gene encoding thioredoxin — protein sequence MATKQQFNNFEELLSNSELPVLVDFYADWCGPCQMIAPILEQVNTQMKQRLWVVKINTDKYPHLANQHHIHSLPTLVLFKQGHPVDRIEGVMPADALIQRLQTML from the coding sequence ATGGCTACTAAACAACAGTTCAACAACTTTGAAGAATTACTGTCTAATTCTGAGTTGCCAGTCTTAGTAGATTTTTATGCTGACTGGTGTGGTCCTTGCCAGATGATTGCTCCAATTCTGGAGCAAGTGAATACCCAGATGAAGCAAAGACTGTGGGTTGTGAAAATTAACACTGATAAATATCCTCACTTGGCAAATCAGCATCATATTCACTCTCTGCCAACGCTGGTACTGTTTAAACAAGGTCATCCAGTGGATCGCATTGAAGGTGTGATGCCAGCTGATGCCTTGATTCAACGGCTACAAACCATGCTTTAA
- the fabG gene encoding 3-oxoacyl-[acyl-carrier-protein] reductase, whose amino-acid sequence MEVLPESLQRLRDRVAVVTGASRGIGRAIALSLAAQGAKVVVNYASSSTAAQQVADEIVAGGGSAIALQADVSKADQVDALLNAVMDKWNRVDILVNNAGITRDTLLLRMKPEDWQAVIDLNLTGVFLCTRAVSKVMLKQRSGRIINIASVAGQMGNPGQANYSAAKAGVIGFTKTVAKELAVRGITVNAVAPGFITTDMTSNVNAEEILKYIPLGRYGQPEEVAGLVQFLAADSAAAYITGQVFNIDGGMVMA is encoded by the coding sequence ATGGAAGTGTTGCCAGAAAGTTTACAACGACTGCGCGATCGCGTGGCAGTGGTTACGGGTGCTTCGCGAGGCATTGGTCGAGCGATCGCCCTCAGTTTAGCCGCCCAAGGAGCCAAGGTGGTAGTCAACTATGCTAGCTCTAGTACGGCAGCTCAACAGGTAGCAGATGAAATTGTCGCAGGGGGAGGCAGCGCGATCGCCCTGCAAGCAGATGTATCCAAGGCAGATCAAGTAGACGCCCTATTAAATGCCGTAATGGACAAGTGGAACCGCGTTGACATCCTAGTTAACAATGCTGGAATTACCCGCGACACCCTGCTATTACGAATGAAGCCAGAAGATTGGCAAGCCGTGATTGACCTTAACCTCACAGGTGTTTTCTTGTGTACTCGCGCTGTCAGTAAAGTCATGCTGAAGCAACGCTCTGGGCGCATTATTAATATCGCCTCTGTCGCTGGTCAAATGGGCAACCCTGGTCAAGCAAACTACAGTGCTGCCAAAGCAGGTGTGATTGGATTTACTAAAACAGTTGCCAAGGAACTCGCTGTTCGTGGGATCACTGTCAACGCCGTTGCGCCTGGGTTTATTACCACCGATATGACTAGCAATGTCAATGCTGAAGAAATTCTCAAATACATTCCCCTCGGTCGTTACGGTCAACCAGAAGAAGTTGCCGGTTTGGTTCAATTTCTTGCCGCCGATTCAGCTGCTGCCTACATCACAGGACAAGTCTTCAATATTGATGGTGGCATGGTGATGGCATAA
- a CDS encoding VOC family protein produces the protein MHHASIRTANIHRAIAFYEQLGFTVSERFTTGYTLACWMEGLGGRIELIQIPQPHPAPDAFEDEHYVGYYHLSFDLTDVAAELPSWLTALKERFAEAQKNQPEQYQPLKVLLEPTQQQIGDRIYEVAFIADADGLPLEFIRLYE, from the coding sequence ATGCATCACGCCTCAATTCGTACTGCCAATATTCATCGCGCGATCGCCTTCTACGAACAGCTAGGGTTTACGGTTTCGGAACGCTTTACCACTGGCTACACCCTGGCTTGTTGGATGGAAGGACTAGGTGGACGAATTGAGCTGATTCAAATTCCGCAACCGCATCCTGCCCCGGATGCTTTTGAGGATGAACATTATGTAGGGTATTATCATTTGTCGTTCGATCTGACTGACGTAGCAGCAGAATTGCCCAGTTGGCTAACAGCTTTAAAAGAACGCTTTGCCGAGGCACAAAAAAACCAGCCAGAGCAATACCAACCCTTAAAGGTACTATTGGAACCCACTCAACAGCAAATTGGCGATCGCATTTATGAAGTTGCTTTCATCGCCGATGCCGATGGTCTACCCCTTGAATTTATCCGGCTTTATGAATAG
- a CDS encoding TIGR02652 family protein, with translation MNPGLQYPIFGPEIPCPHCRQTVPALTLTDTYLCPRHGAFEADPKTGELIHLQSGRHWRRWNNEWYRQHTHPDGIRFEIHEALDRLYTQGYRATRVIIARRYQELISGYLERSTPWKGHSEQSRPRLYGLPVEFSPDPKEEPCWEVINFDLEKEPGVPVRYPYFRLFE, from the coding sequence ATGAATCCCGGCTTGCAGTACCCAATTTTTGGACCCGAGATTCCATGCCCCCACTGTCGCCAGACCGTTCCGGCGCTGACGCTAACGGACACCTATCTATGTCCGCGGCATGGTGCATTTGAAGCTGACCCCAAGACCGGAGAACTGATTCATCTCCAGTCGGGTCGTCATTGGCGACGTTGGAATAATGAATGGTATCGACAGCATACGCACCCAGATGGGATTCGGTTTGAAATCCACGAAGCGCTCGATCGGCTTTATACCCAAGGCTATCGAGCCACACGAGTCATCATTGCTCGTCGTTATCAAGAATTAATTAGTGGATACTTAGAGCGCAGTACCCCCTGGAAGGGACACTCAGAGCAGTCTCGACCTAGGTTATACGGCTTACCCGTGGAATTTAGTCCCGATCCCAAAGAGGAACCTTGCTGGGAAGTTATTAATTTTGACTTAGAAAAAGAACCCGGAGTCCCTGTGCGCTACCCCTATTTCCGCTTATTTGAATAG